The following proteins are co-located in the Roseovarius arcticus genome:
- a CDS encoding peptide chain release factor 3: MLDNAQKTSALPPEIARRRTFAIISHPDAGKTTLTEKFLLFGGAIQMAGQVRAKGEARRTRSDFMQMEKDRGISVSASAMSFDFKEFRFNLVDTPGHSDFSEDTYRTLTAVDAAVMVIDGAKGVESQTQKLFEVCRLRDLPILTFCNKMDRESRDTFDIIDEIQENLAIDVTPASWPIGVGREFAGCYDMLNDRLELMDRADRNKVAASIEINGLDDPKLDEHLPADLVKKLREEVEMARELLPPLDPQAVLEGHMTPIWFGSAINSFGVKELMNGIATYGPEPQPQSAEPRAIAPDETKVSGFVFKVQANMDPKHRDRVAFVRMASGHFKRGMKLTHVRSKKPMTISNPVLFLASDRELADEAWAGDIIGIPNHGQLRIGDTLTEGEALRVSGIPSFAPELLQTARAGDPLKSKHLEKALMQFAEEGAAKVFKPAFGSGFIVGVVGALQFEVLASRIELEYGLPVRFESSQFTSARWAQGNRAALDAFIKANPLHIAHDNDGDVVYLTRLQWDIDRVERDYPDIRLTATKEMMV; the protein is encoded by the coding sequence ATGCTGGATAACGCCCAAAAAACCTCCGCCCTGCCGCCCGAAATCGCGCGGCGCCGTACGTTTGCGATCATCTCGCACCCCGATGCGGGCAAGACGACGCTGACCGAAAAATTCCTGCTCTTTGGCGGCGCGATCCAGATGGCGGGTCAGGTGCGGGCCAAGGGCGAGGCGCGGCGCACGCGGTCGGACTTCATGCAGATGGAAAAGGATCGCGGCATTTCTGTCAGCGCCTCGGCAATGTCTTTTGATTTCAAAGAGTTTCGGTTCAATCTGGTTGATACCCCCGGCCACTCCGATTTTTCCGAGGATACCTACCGGACACTGACGGCCGTCGACGCCGCCGTCATGGTAATCGACGGCGCCAAGGGTGTGGAATCGCAGACCCAAAAGCTCTTTGAAGTATGCCGCCTGCGCGATCTGCCGATCCTGACGTTTTGTAACAAGATGGACCGCGAGAGCCGCGACACCTTCGACATTATCGACGAGATTCAGGAAAATCTGGCAATCGACGTGACGCCCGCCAGCTGGCCCATTGGTGTCGGCCGCGAATTTGCTGGCTGTTATGACATGCTAAATGACCGGCTGGAGCTGATGGACCGCGCTGACCGTAACAAAGTGGCGGCCAGCATTGAGATCAACGGCTTGGATGATCCCAAATTGGACGAACATTTGCCGGCCGATCTGGTGAAAAAATTGCGCGAAGAGGTCGAAATGGCCCGCGAGCTGCTGCCACCACTGGATCCGCAAGCCGTGCTGGAGGGACATATGACCCCCATTTGGTTCGGCTCTGCGATAAACTCCTTTGGGGTCAAAGAACTGATGAACGGCATCGCAACCTACGGCCCCGAGCCGCAGCCCCAAAGCGCCGAGCCCCGCGCAATCGCGCCAGATGAGACCAAAGTAAGCGGTTTCGTTTTTAAGGTGCAGGCGAATATGGACCCGAAACACCGTGACCGCGTGGCATTCGTGCGCATGGCATCGGGCCATTTCAAGCGCGGCATGAAGCTGACCCATGTGCGCAGCAAAAAGCCTATGACGATCAGCAATCCCGTGCTGTTTCTGGCGTCTGACCGCGAACTGGCGGACGAGGCATGGGCCGGCGATATCATCGGCATCCCGAACCATGGCCAACTGCGCATCGGCGACACCCTGACCGAGGGCGAAGCCTTGCGCGTCTCCGGCATACCCAGCTTTGCGCCTGAGTTACTGCAAACTGCCCGCGCGGGGGACCCGTTGAAATCCAAGCATCTCGAAAAGGCGCTGATGCAATTCGCCGAAGAAGGCGCGGCAAAGGTGTTCAAACCCGCCTTCGGTAGCGGCTTTATCGTGGGCGTCGTTGGGGCGCTGCAATTTGAGGTGCTCGCGTCGCGGATTGAGCTGGAATACGGCCTGCCCGTCAGATTTGAGTCGTCGCAATTCACATCTGCCCGTTGGGCGCAGGGGAATCGCGCGGCGCTCGACGCCTTCATCAAGGCCAACCCGCTGCATATCGCGCATGACAACGATGGCGACGTCGTTTACCTGACCCGGCTACAGTGGGATATTGACCGCGTCGAGCGTGATTACCCGGACATCCGCCTGACCGCGACCAAAGAGATGATGGTTTAG
- a CDS encoding Hint domain-containing protein, which yields MSTGFVQTLPVFSAADLTVVRGANLGDVLSIADEMDLDDVYELGARAATARLAVQPGGAGHLAVVPGSVIGTAGNAVHLDAALTLMTANGTTTELLVLVEVDGSGDIDAIYAMPLARMTPRTDYTLVGIDRTSARARFAEVACVSFARGTLVTLASGAQTPIQDLAPGDMILTRDDGPRPLRWIGASTARAVGEFAPVRIRAGALNNSGDLVVSPESRLFIYQRLDALGAGRHEVMVRARHLVNGDSIVQHDGGFVDYFQLLFDEHQIIYAEGIAAETMLVDPRTRSVLPEALAEGADGTLSQPLPGHTRRAHQDFEVKQDLVERPDAAEILRRASTR from the coding sequence ATGAGTACCGGCTTTGTTCAGACACTCCCCGTTTTCAGCGCTGCTGATCTAACGGTCGTGCGCGGTGCTAATCTGGGCGATGTACTCTCGATCGCCGATGAGATGGACCTTGATGATGTCTACGAGCTTGGCGCGCGCGCGGCGACTGCGCGCCTTGCGGTCCAGCCGGGGGGCGCGGGCCACTTGGCGGTTGTGCCCGGCTCGGTCATCGGGACGGCTGGTAATGCGGTGCATCTGGACGCGGCGCTGACGCTAATGACAGCTAATGGCACGACGACAGAATTGCTCGTGCTGGTTGAGGTCGATGGCTCCGGCGATATTGACGCGATTTACGCCATGCCCCTTGCGCGGATGACCCCGCGCACTGATTATACGCTGGTCGGCATTGACCGCACCAGCGCCCGCGCCCGTTTTGCCGAGGTGGCGTGCGTGTCCTTTGCGCGGGGCACGCTGGTGACGCTGGCGTCGGGCGCGCAGACGCCGATCCAGGACCTTGCTCCTGGTGATATGATCCTGACCCGTGACGACGGCCCTCGGCCCCTGCGCTGGATCGGCGCGTCAACTGCACGGGCGGTGGGCGAATTCGCCCCAGTTCGTATCCGTGCTGGCGCGCTGAACAATTCCGGTGATCTGGTGGTCAGCCCCGAAAGCCGCCTGTTCATTTACCAGCGTTTAGACGCGCTAGGCGCCGGGCGGCATGAGGTGATGGTGCGCGCGCGTCATCTGGTGAACGGCGATAGCATCGTGCAGCATGATGGCGGCTTTGTTGACTACTTCCAACTGCTCTTTGATGAGCATCAGATAATCTATGCCGAAGGTATCGCTGCCGAGACGATGCTGGTCGATCCACGTACGCGCAGTGTGCTACCTGAGGCGCTGGCCGAGGGGGCCGACGGGACACTGTCGCAGCCCCTGCCCGGCCACACGCGCCGCGCGCATCAAGATTTCGAGGTAAAGCAGGATTTGGTGGAACGACCCGACGCTGCCGAGATTCTGCGCCGCGCTTCAACGCGCTAG
- a CDS encoding SDR family oxidoreductase, with protein MDMGLNGKRALVCASSKGLGLGCARALAAEGVHLVMNARGAEALDAAADAIRSEFGVEVTTVACDITTEEGQSAVLKAAGDIDILVTNAGGPPPGVWSDWDRDDFIAALDANMLTPIALMKAVLPGMMDRGWGRVVNITSQSVKSPIPALGLSNAARTGLTGYVAGTARQVAQHGVNINNLLPGIHATDRAIQLDSGVAKAQGITMQEAHDQRCATIPARRYGTPDEFGAACAFLCSAQAGFIVGQNLLLDGGAVTSTM; from the coding sequence ATGGATATGGGGCTGAACGGCAAGCGCGCACTGGTATGCGCATCGTCCAAGGGTCTGGGGCTGGGTTGCGCACGCGCATTGGCCGCTGAGGGCGTTCATCTGGTGATGAATGCGCGCGGTGCAGAGGCGCTGGATGCCGCCGCAGACGCGATTCGGTCGGAGTTCGGCGTCGAGGTAACGACGGTCGCCTGCGACATCACCACAGAGGAGGGCCAGTCCGCCGTACTAAAGGCCGCAGGCGATATCGACATTCTCGTGACCAATGCAGGTGGCCCCCCTCCGGGTGTTTGGAGTGATTGGGACCGCGATGACTTTATCGCAGCCCTTGATGCGAACATGCTGACGCCCATTGCCCTGATGAAGGCGGTCCTGCCCGGCATGATGGATCGTGGCTGGGGCCGTGTGGTGAACATCACCTCTCAATCGGTCAAGTCGCCCATTCCGGCGCTGGGGCTGTCAAATGCCGCGCGCACCGGCCTGACTGGCTATGTCGCAGGCACCGCGCGGCAAGTGGCGCAGCACGGCGTGAATATCAACAATCTGCTGCCCGGCATCCATGCAACCGACCGCGCCATCCAGTTGGATAGCGGCGTGGCAAAGGCGCAAGGCATCACCATGCAAGAGGCGCATGATCAGCGCTGTGCCACGATTCCAGCGCGCCGATATGGCACCCCGGATGAGTTTGGCGCAGCTTGCGCGTTCCTATGCTCGGCGCAGGCCGGGTTCATCGTGGGGCAGAATCTGTTGCTGGATGGCGGCGCGGTAACCTCGACGATGTAG
- a CDS encoding sodium:proline symporter has product MQAAIIIAVFGAVILASLLVAPRRATVEGFFGGASEDGRAPGLLVLILSQVTTWIFARSLMNSAILGYFYGIWGTMAYATYYGSFLTGGFIVARLREGGAGSVQDWLGGRFGSAGTGCYNLVVALRLLSEVFANLLVVGLIFAAALPEVGVARDASIVIVAMLGLGYSAWGGLSAALRTDVLQMAVFLAVFAAAFVALLLSPGFDLGRVLTASGTSGAWDGQVLLLVAFLQVFSYPAHDPVMMDRGFLADPETTRRSFRHAFWISTLCIVAFGMFGIQAGVIGAAYDGELIGTWAAMFPSWLYVALLVSLLISALSTLDSALASAARLVVEELHIGVRNLASGRIAMTMFMVAGAALTIWGNQTLFDAVAVSGTASMFLTPILIVGLVMNRRIAVWSYVASFMAAIFGAALYFARGADWAVAILPEAHKYEQLLVICIAVLIAGFAATLAGARRTL; this is encoded by the coding sequence ATGCAAGCTGCTATCATCATCGCCGTCTTTGGCGCTGTCATTCTGGCCAGCCTGCTGGTCGCGCCGCGCCGCGCCACTGTCGAGGGATTTTTCGGCGGCGCGTCCGAGGATGGCCGTGCGCCGGGCCTTCTTGTGCTGATTCTCAGCCAAGTCACGACATGGATCTTTGCCCGGTCACTGATGAACTCTGCGATATTGGGATACTTCTACGGTATATGGGGCACGATGGCCTATGCCACATATTACGGCTCGTTCCTGACGGGCGGCTTTATCGTGGCGCGCCTGCGCGAGGGCGGCGCAGGGTCGGTGCAGGACTGGCTGGGCGGACGCTTTGGCAGCGCCGGCACGGGATGCTACAACCTTGTCGTCGCGCTGAGGTTGCTGTCTGAGGTCTTTGCGAACCTGCTTGTCGTCGGTCTGATCTTTGCCGCCGCTCTGCCAGAGGTTGGGGTCGCGCGCGACGCCTCCATTGTGATCGTGGCTATGCTCGGCCTTGGCTATAGCGCGTGGGGCGGTCTAAGCGCGGCGCTTCGGACGGACGTTCTGCAAATGGCAGTGTTCCTTGCCGTTTTTGCCGCCGCGTTTGTGGCGCTCCTACTCAGCCCCGGCTTTGATCTGGGCCGCGTTCTGACTGCGTCTGGCACGTCTGGGGCGTGGGACGGGCAGGTGCTGCTGTTGGTCGCGTTCTTGCAGGTGTTTTCATACCCCGCGCATGACCCGGTGATGATGGATCGCGGATTTCTGGCTGATCCAGAGACGACGCGCCGCTCGTTTCGCCACGCCTTCTGGATATCGACGCTGTGCATCGTCGCGTTTGGCATGTTCGGCATTCAGGCCGGCGTGATCGGCGCCGCATATGATGGGGAGCTGATCGGCACATGGGCGGCGATGTTTCCCTCATGGCTCTATGTCGCGCTGCTGGTGTCGCTGCTGATCTCGGCACTCAGCACGCTGGACTCGGCGCTGGCCAGCGCCGCGCGGCTGGTGGTGGAGGAGCTGCATATTGGCGTCCGCAATCTGGCCTCCGGGCGGATCGCGATGACAATGTTCATGGTGGCTGGCGCTGCGCTGACAATATGGGGCAACCAGACGCTATTCGATGCGGTTGCAGTAAGCGGTACGGCCAGCATGTTCCTGACGCCAATCCTGATCGTAGGTCTGGTGATGAACCGGCGCATTGCGGTCTGGTCTTATGTAGCGTCATTTATGGCGGCGATCTTTGGCGCCGCACTCTATTTTGCGCGGGGCGCTGACTGGGCCGTGGCGATTCTGCCTGAGGCGCATAAGTATGAGCAGCTTTTGGTGATATGCATCGCCGTGCTGATCGCCGGATTTGCCGCCACGTTGGCAGGCGCGCGCCGCACCCTATGA
- a CDS encoding ABC transporter ATP-binding protein, with product MPAQVPRLQIDNLSRQYDGRLVVDDISLSVMPGQVTCLLGPSGCGKSTTLRMIAGVEVQDAGTVRVDGEVICDGTARVPPEDRQIGLMFQDFALFPHLTVEGNVAFGLSGPKAKTQARVAELLNRVGLGHFGKSFPHELSGGEQQRVALARAIAPRPRIMLMDEPFSGLDNRLRDGIRDETLDILRDEDTAVLLVTHEPEEAMRMADDIALMRGGRIVQQGAPYNIYNAPVDRDAVAFFSDINVIRGTVRGALTETPFGHFLAPGVQDGSAVDIVIRPQHIKIDFDRAGRGPDPTPQDGTPARGIVQRARFMGSESLVEFRMDHDGSILKATVPNVFLPSPGKALWLMIRRDRCFVFPARG from the coding sequence GTGCCAGCACAGGTTCCCAGGTTGCAGATCGACAACCTCAGCCGCCAGTATGACGGGCGGCTGGTGGTCGACGATATCTCGCTTTCGGTGATGCCGGGGCAGGTGACGTGCCTTTTAGGGCCGTCGGGTTGCGGCAAATCGACGACGTTGCGGATGATCGCCGGGGTCGAGGTGCAGGATGCGGGCACGGTGCGCGTCGACGGCGAGGTGATATGCGACGGAACCGCCCGTGTGCCACCCGAAGATCGGCAAATCGGCCTGATGTTTCAGGATTTTGCGCTGTTTCCGCACCTGACTGTCGAGGGTAACGTCGCCTTCGGCCTTAGCGGACCCAAGGCCAAGACGCAGGCGCGCGTGGCCGAATTACTGAACCGCGTCGGGCTGGGACATTTTGGCAAATCCTTTCCACACGAGTTGTCGGGCGGTGAGCAGCAGCGGGTCGCGCTTGCCCGCGCCATTGCGCCGCGCCCGCGCATCATGCTGATGGATGAGCCGTTTTCGGGCCTCGACAACCGCCTGCGCGACGGGATCCGCGACGAGACGCTGGATATTCTGCGCGATGAGGATACCGCCGTTTTGCTGGTCACGCATGAGCCCGAAGAAGCGATGCGCATGGCCGATGACATCGCGCTGATGCGCGGCGGGCGCATTGTGCAGCAAGGCGCGCCCTATAATATTTACAACGCGCCGGTTGATCGGGACGCCGTTGCGTTTTTCAGCGATATCAACGTGATACGAGGCACTGTTCGCGGGGCGTTGACGGAAACGCCCTTTGGCCACTTCCTTGCCCCCGGTGTGCAGGACGGCAGCGCGGTCGATATCGTGATCCGCCCGCAGCATATCAAAATCGACTTCGACCGCGCCGGCCGCGGCCCAGACCCTACGCCGCAGGACGGAACACCCGCGCGCGGAATTGTGCAGCGCGCCCGCTTCATGGGGTCCGAAAGTCTGGTTGAGTTTCGCATGGACCACGACGGCTCTATCCTCAAGGCGACGGTGCCGAACGTGTTTCTCCCCAGCCCCGGCAAGGCGCTGTGGCTGATGATCCGGCGCGACCGTTGTTTTGTCTTTCCCGCGCGCGGATAA
- a CDS encoding twin-arginine translocase TatA/TatE family subunit: MLQNIGLPGLLLIAVVVLVLFGRGKISSLMGEVGKGITSFKKGIDEGSKEIETTDKETDIDHKAGTYDVTPEKKDKV, from the coding sequence ATGCTGCAAAATATCGGCCTTCCCGGCCTACTGCTGATCGCCGTCGTCGTGCTGGTCCTCTTTGGACGTGGCAAGATTTCGTCGCTGATGGGTGAGGTTGGTAAAGGTATCACGTCCTTCAAAAAAGGCATCGACGAGGGTAGCAAAGAGATCGAGACAACCGACAAAGAGACGGACATCGATCACAAGGCTGGCACGTATGACGTGACCCCCGAGAAAAAAGACAAGGTCTGA
- the tatB gene encoding Sec-independent protein translocase protein TatB, protein MFDLGWTEILVIGVVALIVVGPKDLPGMFRAVGQFVGKAKGMAREFSKAMNDAADDAGVSGMSDTLRKATNPIGSAMDEVRKSTKSFTEATRDAGKPKSKLSPERQAAKDKITAHSAKATQERLDREKADANAANAAAAKSIAPAQDGPKKAPKKAAAKKPAAVKKPAAKKSAAKGPAIAKAAPKAKPASKPAPKPKVAKPAVKAKSATKSAPKTAKKAATSAKDKA, encoded by the coding sequence ATGTTCGACCTAGGCTGGACCGAGATTCTTGTCATCGGTGTTGTGGCGCTGATCGTGGTCGGCCCCAAGGATCTGCCGGGAATGTTCCGCGCTGTCGGGCAGTTCGTCGGCAAGGCCAAAGGCATGGCCCGCGAATTTTCCAAGGCGATGAACGACGCCGCCGACGATGCGGGCGTGTCCGGAATGTCCGACACGCTGCGCAAGGCGACCAATCCTATCGGATCGGCCATGGATGAGGTGCGCAAAAGCACCAAAAGCTTTACCGAAGCTACCCGCGATGCGGGCAAGCCGAAGTCCAAGCTATCGCCCGAGCGGCAAGCGGCCAAGGACAAGATCACAGCCCATTCCGCCAAGGCCACCCAAGAACGGTTGGACCGCGAGAAGGCGGACGCAAATGCTGCCAACGCGGCAGCCGCCAAGTCGATCGCGCCCGCGCAGGACGGACCCAAGAAGGCGCCCAAGAAGGCTGCCGCAAAGAAACCTGCTGCCGTCAAGAAGCCCGCGGCTAAAAAATCAGCTGCCAAGGGTCCTGCAATTGCCAAGGCCGCGCCAAAGGCAAAACCGGCGAGCAAGCCTGCGCCCAAGCCAAAGGTTGCCAAGCCCGCCGTTAAAGCCAAGTCCGCGACAAAATCGGCGCCCAAGACGGCCAAAAAGGCCGCGACATCCGCCAAGGATAAAGCATGA
- the tatC gene encoding twin-arginine translocase subunit TatC: MSDDIEESSAPLIEHLAELRTRLIHSAMYFLVGMIICFTVAQPIFNFLTAPLCSQLAERGQDCDLIFISPQEGFFVAIKVSLLGGLILSFPFIANQMWRFVAPGLYKNEKGAFLPFIIASPFMFVLGASFAFFVVTPLAYDFFLGFQQFGTSGEVIDGVEGAAPLSVVFQGSAQEYLNLTIKFIVAFGLCFQLPVLLTLMGKAGLVSAGGLRAVRKYAVVGILVLAALVTPPDVITQGILFVVVYGLYEISIQLVARVERQREAKLRAEGLWFEDDEDEDDLAGEDTHPEDDEEPKA; the protein is encoded by the coding sequence ATGAGCGACGACATTGAGGAGAGCAGCGCGCCGCTGATCGAACATCTGGCCGAACTGCGCACACGCCTCATTCATTCGGCAATGTATTTTCTTGTCGGCATGATCATCTGCTTTACCGTTGCACAGCCCATCTTTAACTTTCTGACCGCCCCGCTTTGCTCGCAACTGGCCGAACGGGGGCAGGACTGCGATCTGATCTTCATCAGTCCGCAAGAAGGCTTCTTTGTCGCGATCAAGGTGTCGCTTTTGGGCGGCCTGATCCTGTCATTCCCGTTCATCGCAAACCAGATGTGGCGCTTTGTGGCGCCCGGCCTTTACAAAAATGAGAAGGGCGCGTTCCTGCCTTTTATCATCGCCTCGCCCTTCATGTTCGTGCTCGGCGCCAGCTTTGCGTTTTTTGTGGTCACCCCGCTGGCCTATGATTTCTTCCTTGGCTTTCAGCAGTTTGGCACCTCTGGTGAGGTGATTGACGGGGTTGAGGGCGCCGCGCCGCTGAGCGTTGTGTTCCAGGGCTCCGCTCAGGAGTATCTGAACCTCACGATCAAATTTATTGTCGCCTTTGGCCTCTGCTTTCAGCTTCCTGTCCTGTTGACGCTGATGGGAAAGGCCGGCCTCGTTAGCGCAGGCGGCCTGCGCGCCGTGCGCAAATATGCTGTGGTTGGTATTTTGGTGCTTGCCGCCTTGGTCACGCCGCCCGACGTCATTACGCAAGGTATTCTTTTCGTTGTGGTCTACGGCCTATACGAGATTTCGATCCAGCTCGTCGCCCGTGTTGAGCGTCAGCGCGAAGCCAAACTGCGCGCCGAAGGTCTGTGGTTCGAGGACGACGAGGATGAGGACGATCTAGCTGGCGAGGATACGCATCCCGAGGATGACGAGGAGCCGAAGGCGTGA
- a CDS encoding ATP-binding protein, with protein sequence MSDPLDRIAAALERISPPPAPAPDLAAHDAYVWHVSPDHLQPVPDVARVDMALLVGIDRARDTLLENTLHFARGLPANNALLWGARGMGKSSLVKAVHADVVAQGLPLKIVELQREDLTSVTRLLALLRASDARFVLYCDDLSFGHDDQQYKSLKAVLDGGIEGRPENVIFYATSNRRHLMPRDMIENERSSAINPGEAVEEKVSLSDRFGLWLGFHACDQDGFLSMIRGYCDAYQIDISDDDLRAEAIEWQATRGGRSGRVAWQFITDLAGRRGIKLP encoded by the coding sequence GTGAGTGACCCGTTAGACCGGATCGCCGCGGCGCTGGAGCGTATCAGCCCGCCGCCCGCGCCCGCGCCCGATCTTGCCGCGCATGACGCCTACGTCTGGCATGTGTCGCCCGATCACCTACAGCCCGTGCCGGATGTCGCCCGCGTGGATATGGCGCTGCTGGTCGGGATCGACCGCGCCCGCGATACGCTGCTGGAAAACACGCTGCATTTCGCGCGCGGTCTGCCTGCCAATAATGCGCTGCTCTGGGGCGCGCGGGGCATGGGCAAATCCAGCCTGGTCAAGGCGGTCCATGCTGACGTGGTTGCGCAGGGGCTGCCCCTCAAGATAGTGGAACTTCAGCGCGAGGATCTGACCAGCGTAACGCGCCTTTTGGCTCTCTTGCGTGCCAGCGACGCGCGTTTCGTCCTCTATTGCGACGATCTCAGCTTTGGCCATGACGACCAGCAATATAAATCGCTTAAAGCGGTGCTGGACGGCGGCATTGAAGGGCGGCCCGAAAATGTCATCTTCTACGCCACGTCAAACCGCCGCCACTTGATGCCTCGCGACATGATCGAGAATGAGCGTTCCAGCGCAATTAATCCCGGCGAGGCGGTCGAGGAAAAGGTGTCACTGAGCGACCGCTTTGGCCTGTGGCTCGGCTTTCACGCGTGCGATCAAGACGGGTTCCTGTCGATGATCCGTGGCTATTGCGATGCGTATCAGATCGACATTTCGGATGACGATCTGCGCGCTGAGGCGATCGAATGGCAGGCCACGCGCGGAGGCCGCTCAGGCCGCGTGGCGTGGCAGTTTATTACCGATCTGGCCGGGAGGCGCGGGATCAAGCTGCCTTAA
- a CDS encoding Lrp/AsnC family transcriptional regulator, translating to MKNIDDFDRKILIQLQRDTDLPLDALGEIVGLSRNACWRRIKALEAAGTITKRVALLEPEHLGLNLTVFMQIRAGAHDADWLVRFARATASLPQIQSVYRMTGDLDYLIRARVRDMAGYDRLYRALIAKVPMGDVSASFVMEQIKDTTELPLHET from the coding sequence ATGAAAAACATTGACGATTTCGACCGCAAGATACTAATCCAATTGCAGCGTGACACCGATCTGCCGCTTGATGCACTGGGCGAGATCGTCGGGCTGTCGCGCAACGCCTGCTGGCGGCGCATCAAGGCGCTTGAGGCGGCGGGCACCATAACCAAGCGGGTTGCGCTGCTTGAGCCTGAGCATCTGGGCCTGAACCTAACAGTTTTCATGCAGATCCGGGCGGGTGCGCATGACGCCGACTGGTTGGTACGCTTTGCCCGTGCGACGGCTAGTCTGCCCCAAATTCAAAGCGTTTACCGCATGACCGGCGATCTGGACTATCTGATTCGCGCACGGGTGCGTGACATGGCAGGCTACGATCGCCTCTACCGGGCACTGATTGCGAAGGTGCCAATGGGCGACGTGAGCGCAAGTTTTGTAATGGAACAGATCAAAGACACGACTGAACTGCCGCTGCACGAGACTTAA
- a CDS encoding DUF6356 family protein encodes MIDRVFLNHPRSIDETYLEHAAFAGKFSLRLFGAAFAALIHAIIPAAFDKTASRIVADLYSKTHNRGK; translated from the coding sequence ATGATCGACCGCGTCTTTCTAAACCACCCACGTAGTATCGATGAGACTTATCTGGAGCACGCAGCGTTCGCTGGAAAGTTTAGCCTGCGTCTTTTTGGTGCGGCCTTTGCGGCATTGATCCACGCGATAATACCTGCGGCCTTTGATAAGACTGCCAGCCGGATCGTGGCGGACCTGTATAGCAAGACGCATAACCGCGGGAAATAG
- a CDS encoding NADP-dependent isocitrate dehydrogenase — translation MSKIKVDNPIVELDGDEMTRIIWDFIKKKLILPYLDVDLKYYDLGIMARDETDDQITVDAAHAIQKYGVGVKCATITPDEGRVEEFGLKKMWRSPNGTIRNILGGVVFREPILCKNVPRLVPGWTKPIVIGRHAYGDQYRATDMKFPGPGTLSMKFVGKDGTVMEEEVFQAPSSGVYMAMYNLDDSIKDFARASMNYGLQRKWPVYLSTKNTILKNYDGQFMLLFQQVFDEEFKDKFEEAGITYEHRLIDDMVAAAMKWSGGYVWACKNYDGDVQSDTVAQGFGSLGLMTSVLMTPDGQTVEAEAAHGTVTRHYRQHQKGEETSTNSIASIYAWTGGLKHRGKLDGNEALINFATTLEKVVVDTVEAGDMTKDLALLVGPDQSWLTTMGFLEKVDENLNKALNG, via the coding sequence ATGTCCAAGATTAAGGTTGATAACCCCATCGTCGAGCTAGACGGCGACGAAATGACCCGCATCATCTGGGATTTCATCAAGAAAAAGCTGATCCTGCCCTATCTCGACGTCGATCTGAAATACTACGACCTCGGCATCATGGCCCGCGACGAGACGGACGACCAGATCACCGTGGATGCCGCGCACGCGATCCAGAAATATGGCGTCGGCGTCAAATGCGCGACCATCACGCCCGATGAGGGCCGCGTCGAGGAATTCGGCCTGAAGAAGATGTGGCGCAGCCCCAACGGCACGATCCGCAACATTCTGGGCGGCGTCGTGTTCCGCGAGCCGATCCTTTGCAAAAACGTGCCGCGCCTTGTGCCGGGATGGACGAAGCCCATCGTCATCGGGCGCCACGCCTACGGCGACCAGTACCGCGCGACCGACATGAAGTTCCCCGGCCCCGGCACGCTGTCGATGAAATTCGTCGGCAAAGACGGCACCGTGATGGAAGAGGAAGTGTTTCAGGCACCGTCCTCTGGCGTTTACATGGCGATGTATAACCTTGACGATTCCATCAAGGATTTCGCCCGCGCATCCATGAACTATGGCCTGCAACGCAAATGGCCGGTGTATCTGTCGACCAAGAATACTATCCTCAAAAACTACGACGGCCAATTCATGCTGCTGTTCCAGCAGGTCTTTGACGAGGAATTCAAGGACAAGTTCGAAGAGGCAGGCATCACCTATGAGCACCGCCTTATCGACGACATGGTGGCAGCCGCAATGAAATGGTCCGGCGGCTATGTCTGGGCTTGCAAGAATTACGATGGCGACGTGCAGTCCGATACCGTCGCGCAGGGCTTCGGCTCGCTTGGCCTGATGACATCCGTACTAATGACCCCCGATGGCCAGACGGTCGAGGCCGAGGCGGCGCACGGCACCGTTACGCGTCACTACCGCCAGCACCAAAAGGGTGAGGAGACGTCGACGAACTCGATCGCGTCGATCTACGCATGGACTGGCGGGCTAAAGCACCGCGGCAAGCTGGACGGAAACGAGGCGCTGATCAACTTTGCCACAACGCTGGAGAAGGTGGTCGTCGATACCGTCGAAGCGGGCGACATGACCAAGGATCTGGCCCTACTGGTCGGCCCCGATCAAAGCTGGCTCACGACGATGGGCTTTTTGGAGAAGGTCGACGAGAACCTGAACAAGGCGCTGAACGGCTGA